From the Pseudomonas putida genome, one window contains:
- a CDS encoding M48 metallopeptidase family protein, producing MTVLRYLQAYPPHLQEQVRQMIDSDRLGEYLQRRYPGRHDVQSDKALYGYAQDLRQQYLRSAPNLDKVLFDNRLDLTHRALGLNTAVSRVQGGKLKAKKEIRIASLFKEAAPEFLRMIVVHELAHLRERDHNKAFYQLCQHMEPAYHQLEFDLRVYLTYRELPGNL from the coding sequence ACCCACCGCACCTGCAGGAGCAGGTGCGGCAGATGATCGACAGCGACCGCCTGGGCGAGTACCTGCAGCGCCGCTACCCCGGGCGCCATGACGTGCAGAGCGACAAGGCGCTGTACGGCTATGCCCAGGACCTGCGCCAGCAATACCTGCGCAGTGCACCCAACCTGGACAAGGTGCTGTTCGACAACCGCCTGGACCTGACTCATCGGGCCCTGGGGCTCAATACCGCGGTTTCGCGGGTGCAGGGCGGCAAGCTCAAGGCGAAGAAGGAAATCCGCATTGCCTCGCTGTTCAAGGAGGCGGCGCCCGAGTTCCTGCGCATGATCGTGGTGCACGAGCTGGCGCACTTGCGCGAGCGCGATCACAACAAGGCGTTCTACCAGCTCTGCCAGCACATGGAGCCGGCTTACCACCAACTGGAATTCGACCTGCGCGTCTACCTGACCTACCGGGAGTTGCCAGGCAACCTGTAA